The DNA window TTTTTTCTATAACTATCTCCTCATAATTGAGAATTGGTTCTTCTTGTTGCGAGTCCATTTTGCAAAATGATTATTTGACTACTGACTACCACGTGTCATGTTCCAGACTAATCAAAATCACAAAgactaaacattaaataaatgtcatatacaaagaaaaagtgaccaaagcctccagtgctccgagctggaaacgaaccagcgtactccgcttaccgggcgaatgccagaaccactcggcgtagtagtgttactacttaaaaataacaagttaaaatattttctatgaaagtaatttaatttgttcttagagtcaCAAAGACTAATCAACAAATGCCACTGTTTTATCAAGTGGCCAATGAGTGGTGATAAGGTAAAGAGTCTTTATTAGAATAATCgtaaagaattttatttgcTATTTAGTTGTGTCAGTTCCATGGAACAATTTCAAAAATCACGTTTGCCATGTGTTCTATGGAACAACCTTGCAATTCTGCCATATCAGTTTATTCCATCGTATTATAGTTCTATAGAACAAATGATATTTGGCAATCCTATATATTCTATggaacaattgcaaataaaatcatcacttagttctatgacgtcactgtCCTATGGAACATTTGGGAATCACTCTGATATGATACTGATACTATGCAAATCTTAGCTttacttaattataaaaaaGTTTGATCAGAGTTTAGCTTTAGCATACTCGTACCTACACTACTCGCAAAGCTTGCGTGAACGCCTGATCACTTGCGCTAGCCCATTACCACGATAGGGTCAGACGAACACCCACTTGCACAAATGTGTAGATGagatttaaaaagaaaaaagtgcgcaataaaatgttataaaacatatatttacCATGATTCACATAGTCTCCCTGAACTCTTGACTCTCACGCCGACCCTCAACAGCACGAGAAGATATTGAACGCGCGGTCTCTTTCATTTGCACAAATGGGTAAGTGTGAGTCACAGATTCATTTTAATTAGAAGAAGTAAATacgcaataaaaataaatatttctgttaCATCTATTTACCAGGTAAGTTCAATCAGCAGTAGCATACACGACCCGCATAGTCTCCGTGAACTCGGAACCCTCACGCCAGCCCGTCACTATCACCAAAGGGTCTCCAACTCTGACGAACGCGCGCTCCATCACGAACTTGCGCGCGAAGCCGACACGCTGGTTCACGTCCACCAACCAATCAGGGTCGGGCTGgtctaaaatattgatatagtCATTGGTCTTGCCATAGATATTGGCCACTCTTAACAAAGCGTCATGTTGTTAGATTATGTAAAATATATCGTCTTATTCTTTATGGATTCTTTATTAGCTTCTTTTTTTCTTCTGCTTTGTAAGGAGTGGCCAGAAAAATCGTCCTAATCATTGTTATCCTAactaatataggatttacaggAAACTATATGATAATGCTATTGGAACACGCGTGAAGGGGTAGTGCTGATTGTCAAACATTTGCTAGAGGCGGCAGTTGGAACTAGGTTTACTCAAGATTACGCCTTACGAGGGAGAAATGAGGGAAGCACAAGTTGGTCACCAAGCGAAAACCTTTGCCACCGAATCGAATTCGGAAGTTGTCGATTTTAGCTGTGATAAGTATAAAGACAAATCCGCACCTTCGTACACCAATGGTATAATGCCCCTCCACATATGAAGCTGCTTGGCGATAATCGGGTATCTTGTAACAGCCACGATGGGACAGCGAGGTTTGAAGCCGGACACAATATGGGCCGAGTGTCCAGTCGACGTGACCACGATTATAGCTGCAGCGAGGGTTCGCTGTGCCGCTAGGACCGTTGCCAGGCCGATGGCAACGGCTTTGCTGCAAGGGCATAGGCTCTGAAGACAGAAAATGTGACATATGTTTAGCACGTTCGCAGTTTACTATGTCCAGCAGGATCTTAGCGTAAGTTTTGCACAGATTtagaattttaatttataacgGATCTTGTACATACCGAAGTAATCATATCCATGAACAGCTGCCTCGTCCACACGCAGGCCTCCGCCTCCTTGCAGGTCTTGGCCAGGCAGGCGATGGTCTCCGCCGGGAACTGGCCAACAGCCGTCTCAGCGGTCAGCACCAGCGCGTCAGCTCCGTCTAACACGCAGTTCGCTACGTCTAGCAGCTCGGACCTTAGCGGCTGTGAGTGGTACCTCATACTGCTTAGGAGTTGGGTACTGATGCCGATTGGGATGTTAGACTTGAAACAAAACAACTAGATCGGAGAAGCTTATTgtcataataaattaaattttgtgGTCACAGTGCActtactgccatctctcgatactGGATTAAAAATTttagaacctcagttttgacaatttgaccgatatacattaactaaaaatatatcaaaattgTTAAATTTAATCATTTTGCCATATCTAACCGAGTACGTATCAAACTTCCTACCAACGGCGTGGCGCCATCTAAACGTTATTCTTGATGATGATTCTACCTTACTGAGGGCAAATAGTCATATAGGTAGATAATCTATGAGTTGTGATCAAGCAATAGGTAATGGTTTAGACTTTGCAGCTTTTACCGTACAGAAAAATATGATGCCTTTTGTAACTGAAATGTATGAGAATATTTTCTGTAGTGCCGATGACAATAAATTCATATTACCTTATTAGCACGAGCTACCATGTTCTTTTGAACTAATATCAACTTTTTAGGAGTAATGTCTGAACCCAATTCTTGTCTCGAAATTATTATTCCATTAGTCACCTGTAATAGTGTATATAAAATTTCGTTTGTAATGTATATTTAGGATATGTACAGGATGAAACATAACTATAGTGTGATCTTACAGCGAGTATATCATCAAAGTTGTAATATCCTTGGATAGTTTGGATTTGAGATACGATTGCAATCTTTTTACCCTTTTCGCCCAAAATCTGTTTTAACTCTCTAACGGCCTCGGCACTGCTTACAAAAGGAGCGATTAATATAtccaactgaaaaaaaaaacaaattttgtgTTCAACTACGAGTAATAGTTGTTATTCATACCACAATTAGTTGATgcaagtacagtcagctgcagagaaaagtagacccccccTGCATTGTATGCAAGATAAAGTAGATCAAGACAAGTGATCCTGATGTACCGCTAAAAGAAAGCTCAAACATAAATAATCCAAAAGTGAATAGAATCTACATGTTCCAACTGCTTAAACTAAGTGTTTTGAGTGAAGACTTCCACATCCTCTTATATGCACATTAACTATTACTAATAGTGTTTGTATTTACCTGATGGGACTTAGCCATTTCGATGTCCATCCTGTCTTTTTCAGAAAAATTCggcatatttaacagcacattAGGTATAAAAACATCTTTATATGAACCTAAAAGGCCGCCCCGATCAATCTTGCACGTTATTGTTGTAGAAGAGATGACTTCTACTATCAAAGAAATTTTTTCGTTGTCTAACAAGATGTTATTCCCTTTTTTAACTTGATCTGCCAAGTACATAAAGTCTACAAAGATGGTGTAAGTGGAACATCTATCTTTATATGTTTCGTCAGACGTTAGTCTTACTGTTTCACCAGTTTTTAGGTCAACGGTATCGCCATAAGTCTAGAAGAATAATAATTGTGTAGTAacaatatttatacaaaaaGCCTCTGTGATATGAATTGTCAGAAGATTGAATCGTCATCAAAGTTTTAATAAACAAGAATGATCAGATTTAATGAACAAGCTGTTTCATCGTTATTCACACAACGGATCAGCTTGGCGTTCTACAGCGGGAAAACATCGCACCATATCTTATACAAAAAACCTTCAGTAGGGGTCAGATATGGGTAATCTAACCCTATATGGGTTAGATAATTAATATTTCTAAGATTAATTTTGGTCCAAAAGTatccaaacaaaaaaaagtctatGTGTAATCTTACGTCAGCTATCCGTCCAGTTCTAATTTTTTTACCGGTCAGACGACCAGCAATAGCGAGTGGATACAGTTTCTCCACTTTGACACTGTAGTTCTTGGCAGCCTGTCTTATAGTTTTGATCATTTCAATGTGCTCTTCGACACTACCAAATGAAAAGTTTAGCAAGGCTATGTTCATCCCGGCTGCTATCATTTGTTCTACAACTTCAACATCGGTTGTGGATTTACCTGAAAACCAATAATAACTAAACATTAAAACACGGCAATCTTAATAAGACCGGTAGAAAAGAAAAAGCGGATGAAATATCTGGATAAGCATGGGTTTCACAGACCGATCTTAAGAAACACTAACTAATAGATGAAATCCATATGATAGTCCAACTCCATACCATGCTTGAGCTTAACGAGATTAGACATATGAAAACGTCGGAGTAATTTGATGCAGTTTAC is part of the Leguminivora glycinivorella isolate SPB_JAAS2020 unplaced genomic scaffold, LegGlyc_1.1 Scaffold12, whole genome shotgun sequence genome and encodes:
- the LOC125242204 gene encoding pyruvate kinase-like — its product is MVWPTIHDVALSEYDAMELPGQQLLSANATTPLDHQLNLDVKAPPGCQRLTGIIASMGKSTTDVEVVEQMIAAGMNIALLNFSFGSVEEHIEMIKTIRQAAKNYSVKVEKLYPLAIAGRLTGKKIRTGRIADTYGDTVDLKTGETVRLTSDETYKDRCSTYTIFVDFMYLADQVKKGNNILLDNEKISLIVEVISSTTITCKIDRGGLLGSYKDVFIPNVLLNMPNFSEKDRMDIEMAKSHQLDILIAPFVSSAEAVRELKQILGEKGKKIAIVSQIQTIQGYYNFDDILAVTNGIIISRQELGSDITPKKLILVQKNMVARANKSNIPIGISTQLLSSMRYHSQPLRSELLDVANCVLDGADALVLTAETAVGQFPAETIACLAKTCKEAEACVWTRQLFMDMITSSLCPCSKAVAIGLATVLAAQRTLAAAIIVVTSTGHSAHIVSGFKPRCPIVAVTRYPIIAKQLHMWRGIIPLVYEDQPDPDWLVDVNQRVGFARKFVMERAFVRVGDPLVIVTGWREGSEFTETMRVVYATAD